In Ipomoea triloba cultivar NCNSP0323 chromosome 7, ASM357664v1, a single genomic region encodes these proteins:
- the LOC116024864 gene encoding protein PMR5-like produces MPLLSHTAFSSSFTILWLLSLHFYAGSGMLFVGLKNRHSHPQHRSPMLHSNQTSCDVFAGSWVYDESYPLYSYSACSIIDPRFNCQMYGRRDTDYLKYRWKPANCELPRFSGLDFLMKMRGKSVMFVGDSLGRNQWESLICMISTSVPRTQTQMQGGDPFSSFKFLDYGVTISYYKATYLVDIDTIEGKRVLKLDDIRGNGNAWRNADVLSFNTGHWWSHKGASQGWEYMEYGGTMYEDMDRVDALERALRTWARWVESNVDMSRSRVFFQSISPTHYGPGEWNVGPVTTTKSCYGETTPMTGETYPGTYTDQMEAVKAVLGDMANPPFLLDITALSAMRKDAHPSIYSGDLTPDQKANPEHASDCSHWCLPGLPDTWNQLFYTALFF; encoded by the exons ATGCCTCTTCTTTCCCACACTGccttttcatcttcttttacaaTCCTATGGCTACTTTCCCTACATTTCTACGCAGGTTCTGGTATGTTGTTTGTGGGGTTGAAGAACCGCCATAGCCATCCACAGCATAGAAGCCCAATGCTCCATTCCAACCAGACTTCTTGCGATGTATTTGCGGGCAGCTGGGTTTATGACGAATCTTACCCTCTGTACTCCTATTCTGCTTGCTCCATCATTGACCCCAGGTTTAACTGCCAAATGTATGGGCGACGCGACACCGATTACCTCAAGTACCGATGGAAACCGGCCAATTGCGAGCTTCCTAG GTTCAGCGGGCTTGATTTTCTGATGAAAATGAGAGGGAAAAGTGTGATGTTTGTGGGCGATTCATTGGGGCGCAACCAATGGGAGTCTTTGATCTGTATGATTTCAACTTCTGTTCCACGAACACAGACCCAGATGCAAGGGGGTGACCCTTTCTCCTCTTTCAAATTCCTG GATTATGGAGTTACAATCTCTTACTACAAAGCAACATACCTAGTGGATATAGACACAATTGAGGGGAAAAGGGTTCTGAAACTGGACGACATAAGAGGGAATGGGAATGCTTGGAGGAATGCCGATGTGCTTTCTTTCAACACAGGTCACTGGTGGAGTCACAAAGGCGCTTCCCAAGG GTGGGAGTACATGGAGTATGGTGGGACTATGTATGAAGATATGGATCGAGTTGATGCACTAGAAAGAGCGCTGAGAACCTGGGCAAGATGGGTTGAATCTAATGTTGATATGAGCAGAAGCAGAGTGTTCTTCCAAAGCATCTCCCCTACTCACTACGG GCCGGGGGAATGGAACGTGGGACCGGTGACGACGACGAAGAGCTGTTACGGCGAGACAACGCCGATGACCGGAGAGACATATCCGGGTACATACACCGACCAAATGGAGGCGGTGAAGGCGGTGCTAGGGGACATGGCCAACCCCCCATTCTTGCTCGACATAACCGCCCTATCTGCAATGAGAAAAGACGCACACCCCTCCATCTATAGCGGCGACCTCACCCCCGATCAAAAGGCCAACCCGGAACACGCCTCCGATTGTAGCCATTGGTGCCTTCCTGGCTTGCCCGATACTTGGAATCAGTTATTCTACACTGCCCTTTTCTTCTAA